The following coding sequences are from one Sulfitobacter sp. HNIBRBA3233 window:
- the trpC gene encoding indole-3-glycerol phosphate synthase TrpC, with amino-acid sequence MTQTILEKIKAYKLDEIAADKAATSFEDIDSAARNADPVRPFADALFNASIEGYGLIAEIKKASPSKGLIRADFDPASLAAAYAEGGATCLSVLTDTPSFQGAKEFLVAARAACDLPVLRKDFMYDPYQVAEARSLGADCILIIMASVSDAQAAELEAAAADYGMDTLIETHNSDELERALKLESRLIGVNNRNLNTFETTLDTTRALAKHIPGDRMIVCESGLRTPEDLADMARFGARCFLIGETLMRADDVALATRDLIADPLTAGGM; translated from the coding sequence ATGACCCAAACCATCCTAGAAAAAATCAAGGCGTACAAGCTGGATGAAATCGCTGCCGACAAGGCCGCGACCTCGTTCGAGGATATCGACAGCGCGGCGCGGAATGCCGATCCGGTACGCCCGTTTGCCGACGCGCTTTTCAATGCGTCCATCGAAGGCTACGGCCTGATCGCCGAAATCAAGAAGGCCAGCCCGTCCAAGGGGCTTATCCGTGCCGATTTCGATCCCGCGTCCCTCGCCGCCGCCTATGCGGAGGGTGGTGCCACCTGCCTTTCGGTCCTGACCGACACGCCCAGTTTTCAGGGCGCAAAGGAATTTCTGGTCGCGGCCCGCGCGGCCTGCGACCTGCCGGTCTTGCGCAAGGATTTCATGTACGATCCCTATCAGGTGGCCGAGGCCCGCAGTCTGGGCGCGGATTGCATCCTGATCATCATGGCATCCGTCTCGGACGCGCAGGCAGCCGAGCTTGAGGCCGCCGCAGCGGACTACGGTATGGACACGCTGATCGAGACCCACAACAGCGATGAACTCGAACGCGCGCTCAAACTTGAATCGCGCCTCATCGGGGTAAATAACCGAAATCTCAATACCTTCGAGACCACTCTTGATACGACCCGCGCCCTCGCGAAGCACATTCCGGGCGACCGGATGATCGTCTGCGAGAGCGGCTTGCGCACACCCGAGGATCTGGCCGATATGGCCCGCTTCGGGGCGCGGTGTTTCCTGATCGGGGAAACCCTGATGCGCGCCGATGACGTGGCGCTTGCCACCCGCGACCTGATCGCCGATCCGCTGACCGCAGGAGGCATGTGA
- the moaC gene encoding cyclic pyranopterin monophosphate synthase MoaC encodes MALTHFDGDGNAHMVDVSDKAVTARVATAENHIKMQRETFDIITEGRAKKGDVLGVARLAGIMAAKRTSDLIPLCHPLPITNVSVDLEPDADLPGIRITATVKTTGQTGVEMEALTAASVAALTVYDMSKAVDKTMEIGGLRVTLKDGGKSGRFEAR; translated from the coding sequence ATGGCGCTGACGCATTTTGACGGGGACGGAAACGCCCATATGGTCGATGTGTCGGACAAGGCGGTCACCGCCCGTGTGGCGACGGCCGAAAACCACATCAAGATGCAGCGCGAAACCTTTGATATCATTACCGAAGGCCGCGCCAAAAAAGGGGATGTGCTTGGTGTCGCGCGTCTGGCGGGCATCATGGCGGCCAAGCGCACATCCGATCTGATCCCGCTGTGCCATCCGCTCCCGATCACGAACGTCAGCGTCGATCTGGAACCGGACGCGGACCTGCCCGGCATCCGCATCACTGCCACGGTCAAGACCACCGGCCAGACCGGCGTCGAGATGGAAGCGCTGACCGCCGCCTCCGTCGCCGCGCTCACGGTCTATGACATGTCGAAAGCCGTGGACAAGACGATGGAAATCGGCGGCCTGCGCGTCACCCTCAAGGACGGCGGCAAATCGGGCCGGTTCGAGGCCCGATGA
- a CDS encoding molybdopterin molybdotransferase MoeA codes for MISVEEALEALFALTRVMETETVPLRRSAGRVLARTVTAQRTQPPFAASSMDGYALRRAEVEPDAMFKVVGEAAAGHRFDGTVKAGQAVRIFTGAPVPEGADFVVIQEDVTRRGNLITLGHRIGDKDNIRPAAADFSAGTAFDAPRILRAADIALLAAMNIAKVPVYRKPVVAIMATGDELVQPGEAPGPDQIIASNSYGLAAQVEALGATARMIPIARDTQESLRRGFELAAGADLILTIGGASVGDHDLVGPVAADLGMEQSFYKVAMRPGKPLMAGRLGKSAMVGLPGNPVSALVCGTIFVAPMIRAMLGLGARPAPRSAMPLGVDMPQGSGREHYMRARIVDGRVIPAQSQDSALLSVLAGADVLAIRPPDASPAAAGDMIEVVAI; via the coding sequence ATGATCTCTGTCGAGGAGGCGCTCGAGGCGCTCTTTGCCCTCACGAGGGTGATGGAGACCGAGACGGTCCCCCTCAGACGCAGCGCCGGTCGGGTTCTGGCGCGCACCGTCACCGCGCAGCGCACGCAGCCCCCTTTCGCCGCCTCCTCCATGGACGGCTATGCCCTGCGCCGCGCCGAAGTCGAGCCGGACGCGATGTTCAAGGTGGTGGGCGAGGCCGCCGCCGGACACCGTTTCGACGGCACCGTCAAGGCCGGTCAGGCCGTGCGCATCTTCACCGGTGCACCGGTTCCCGAAGGCGCGGATTTCGTGGTGATCCAGGAGGACGTCACACGGCGCGGAAATCTTATCACCCTCGGCCACCGGATCGGTGACAAGGACAATATCCGCCCTGCCGCCGCGGATTTCTCGGCCGGAACCGCCTTTGACGCGCCTCGCATCCTGCGCGCGGCGGACATCGCCCTGCTGGCCGCGATGAACATCGCGAAGGTGCCCGTTTACCGCAAGCCCGTCGTCGCGATCATGGCCACCGGAGACGAATTGGTGCAGCCCGGCGAGGCACCGGGCCCCGACCAGATCATCGCCTCCAACAGCTACGGGCTGGCCGCGCAGGTCGAGGCATTGGGTGCCACCGCCCGCATGATCCCGATTGCGCGCGACACGCAAGAGTCGCTTCGGCGCGGGTTCGAGCTGGCCGCAGGGGCGGACCTGATCCTGACCATCGGGGGCGCGTCGGTGGGCGATCACGATCTCGTCGGCCCTGTCGCCGCCGACCTCGGGATGGAGCAGTCGTTCTACAAGGTCGCCATGCGGCCCGGAAAGCCGCTGATGGCGGGGCGTCTGGGCAAGTCGGCGATGGTCGGACTGCCCGGCAACCCTGTCTCGGCGCTGGTCTGCGGGACGATCTTCGTCGCACCGATGATCCGCGCGATGCTGGGCCTTGGCGCGCGCCCTGCCCCCCGCAGCGCGATGCCGCTGGGCGTGGATATGCCGCAAGGCTCTGGCCGCGAGCACTACATGCGCGCCCGCATCGTGGACGGCCGCGTGATCCCGGCCCAAAGCCAGGACAGCGCGTTGCTGAGCGTGCTGGCCGGTGCGGATGTGCTGGCGATCCGGCCCCCCGATGCCTCGCCCGCGGCTGCCGGCGACATGATAGAGGTCGTCGCGATCTGA
- the lexA gene encoding transcriptional repressor LexA — protein MLTKKQLDLLAFIHKRVQRDGVPPSFDEMKDALDLRSKSGIHRLITALEERGFIRRLAHRARAIEVVKLPDSMGGSGFTPRVIDGDLPDTPPPPAAEPVTTLEAEELPVMGQIAAGVPIEAISQRSRGVTVPSSMLSGAGSHYALEVRGDSMIEAGINNGDVVVIRETAVADDGDIVVALVEDQEATLKRFKRRGSTVVLEAANPAYGPRELSADKVKVQGRLVGLIRTY, from the coding sequence GTGCTGACCAAGAAACAACTCGATCTTCTGGCGTTCATTCACAAGCGCGTCCAACGCGACGGGGTGCCGCCCAGTTTCGATGAAATGAAAGACGCGCTGGATCTGCGGTCCAAATCCGGCATTCACCGTCTCATCACAGCATTGGAAGAACGCGGTTTCATCCGCAGGCTGGCCCACCGGGCGCGCGCCATCGAAGTGGTGAAGCTGCCCGACAGCATGGGCGGCAGCGGCTTTACCCCACGGGTGATCGACGGCGACCTGCCGGACACGCCACCGCCACCCGCCGCCGAGCCGGTCACAACGCTCGAGGCGGAGGAGCTGCCCGTCATGGGCCAGATCGCCGCCGGTGTCCCGATCGAGGCGATCAGCCAGCGCAGCCGTGGCGTCACGGTGCCCTCGTCGATGCTCTCCGGGGCCGGGTCGCATTACGCGCTCGAGGTCAGGGGTGACTCGATGATCGAAGCGGGGATCAACAACGGCGACGTCGTGGTGATCCGCGAAACCGCCGTCGCAGACGATGGCGATATCGTCGTGGCACTGGTCGAGGATCAGGAGGCCACGCTGAAGCGGTTCAAGCGGCGCGGCAGCACGGTCGTGCTGGAGGCGGCAAACCCTGCCTACGGCCCGCGCGAGCTGTCTGCCGACAAGGTGAAGGTACAGGGCCGTCTGGTGGGCCTGATCCGCACCTACTGA